Genomic DNA from Jejubacter calystegiae:
CTTGCGGTGGCGTATCGAATCTTGTCTTACTGCCACTTGCGGTGGTAAGCCCCAAGGGTGGTCTGGGTGCCTTCGGCCATGGCGCCCAGCGCCTCCATCCATTCCGGCTGAGCCGTGAAGCCTTCGGGGTTCGCCATGCAGCGATCGATAGCCTGGCGCCATACTTTCGCCACCTGACTGACGTAGGCCGGGCTACGCTGGCGCCCCTCGATTTTCACCGAGGCGATACCGGCTGCAAGCAGCGTCGGCAGCAGTTCCAGCGTATTGAGGCTGGTGGGCTCTTCCAGCGCGTGGTAGCGCTGACCGTCCACCAGGTAGCGACCCTTACACAGCGTGGGATACCCGGCATTCTCGCCATCCTGGTAGCGGTCGATCAGCACCTCGTTCAGGCGCGATTCCAGACCCTGGCTGGTCTGCTGCCAGCGCACGAAACGGGCGGGAGAGCAGGCGCCAACGGTATTGGGCGATTCGCCGGTCAGGTAAGAAGAGAGATAGCAGCGTCCTTCGGCCATAATGCACAGGCTACCGAAGGCGAAGACCTCCAGCGGCACCGGCGTTACGCGCGCCAGCTGCTTCACCTGGTGGATGGAGAGCACCCGCGGTAGTACCACGCGGGAGACATCGAAATGGTTTTTATAGAAGCGGATCGCCTCTTCATTGGTGGCGGATGCCTGCACCGAGACGTGGCGTTCCACGTTGGGATAGTGCTTTGCGGCATATTCCAGCATGGCAAGATCCGCCAGAATCAGGGCATCGGCCCCCAGCTGCGCCGCCATATCCACGGCGCGCTCCCAGCGGGAAAAACCATCCGGATGGGCGAAGGTATTAATGGCGATATGCAGCTTACGCCCTTTTTGATGGACGAAATTGGCCGCTTCCTGCAACCGTTTTTCGGTAAAGTTGAGGCCGGCAAAGTGGCGGGCATTGGTGTCGTCTTTCAGGCCGATGTAAACCGCATCGGCGCCGTTTTCGATAGCCGCCTTCAGCGCCGGAAGGTTCCCGGCCGGGCAAAGCAATTCCATAGCGTATCCTGAATAGTGGGTAGGTAGCTCACGCCGTGGCCTGACGGGCGTGGTTAACGAACAGCGATTTTAGTTAACCTGTCTGTATCACTTTTTGATTTGAGGCAGCTAATCGCGTAATGATGGGGTAGCGCGCTGTGCCGTCAGCCGTAGAATTGTTGATTTGGGCCGCTATCCGCGTGCGCCAGTGTGGCACAATAGCGGCTCACTATTTCGCAAGGAGTAAAGCCCGTGTTGGAGAAACTGCGTTCCCGTCTGGTACAGCTTGGCCCGTCTCTGGTCAGGACCCCGATTGTGCTGACCCCCTTTGCGCTCAAGCGCCAGCTGCTGGAACAGCTGCTGGGCTGGCAGTTCCGTCAGGCGCTGGAAGAGGGCGAACTTGATTTCCTCGAGGAGCGCTGGTTGAGTATCAACGTACGCGATATCGGCCTGCGCTGGCTCACTTCGGTTCAGGACGGTAAGCTGGTGGTGCGCGAGCAGGGGCAGGCGGACGTCAGCTTTAGCGCCGACGCTAACGATCTTCTGCTGATCGCCGCCCGTAAGCAGGATCCGGATACGCTCTTTTTCCAGCGTCGCCTGGTGATCGAAGGGGACACGGAGCTGGGGCTGTATGTTAAAAACCTGATGGATGCCATCGAGCTGGACGCCATGCCGAAAACGCTGCGCGTTCTGTTGACACAGCTGGCTGACTTTGTAGAGGCGGGGCTGAAAACGGCGCCGCCTGCGAAAGAAACTTCGGTAGGTGAAGCATGCTGATTCGAGTCGAGATCCCTATTGATGCGCCGGGTATTGATGCCCTGCTGCGCCGTAACTTTGACGGCGGCGGCGAGGCGAGTCTGGTGCACGCGCTGCGCGAGGACGGGCAACTGACCCTGGGCCTGGTGGCAACGGATGACGATGGACAAGTGATGGGCTATGTGGCCTTCAGCCCGGTGAGCGTCGAGGGCGAAGAGCTACAGTGGGTCGGTCTGGCGCCGCTGGCGGTAGATGAAGCCTGGCGCGGCCAGGGGATCGCCCGCCAGCTGATCTTTGAGGGGCTGGATTCACTCAATGAGTTTGGTTATGCCGCCGTAGTGGCGCTTGGCGAACCGGCATTCTACGGGCATCTGGGCTTTGAAACCGCCGCGAATTATGGTCTGCGCTGCCGCTGGCCGGACACCGAAAAGGCGTTCCAGGTGCATCGCCTGGCGGATGATGCGCTGGAAGGCGTTGGTGGTCAGGTGGAGTATTCCGACCACTTCAATCGCTTTTAAGCGCGGCCAGCAGCGACTCGAAATCGCTGCTGTTGCCGATAAGCTTCTCTTTTTGCGCCCGGGAAAGTTGCTTGATGCGGTATTCCATACGCAGCGCCAGCGAACGATCTCCCAACTGACGGCTGAAAACCAGCCGCAGCTCCCCTTTGCCGCGTAGCGCCTTTGCCCCCTTCCCGGTCTGATGCTGGTGCAGGCGGCGCGTCACATCGGTAGTAATACCGGTATAGAGGTGATTATGGGCGGTTCGGATGATATAGAGTGACCAGTCAGACATCATTTTTACGTATTTCGGGCGGTTAACGCACCTTAGCACGTCTGTGTACTGGCGACACGGCGCGGTTATCAGCTACCCTCAAAAAAAGATTTGGAGTTTGCCATGGATGCCCTGACAACCATCAGCCGCTGGCTGAAAAAACAGCATGTCGTGACGTATTGCCTCACCCGGGAAGAAGATATCTGGTGCGCTAATGCTTTTTATGTGTTCGATGCCGGGCGCGTCGCCTTCTATCTGCTGAGCGATACTGATACCCGACATGGGCAGATGGCCAACGGGCTGGCCAGGGTGGCGGGAACGGTTAACGGCCAGCCGAAGACCGTGGCGCTGATTCGCGGCGTGCAGTATCGCGGCGAGCTACGTTTACTGGAAGGCGATGAGGCGGAAGAAAGGCGCGCACTCTACTGCCGCCGCTTTCCGGTGGCGCGGGCGATGTCGGCGCCGGTCTGGGAGATCCGTCTGGATGAACTAAAGTTTACCGACAATACGCTCGGCTTCGGTAAAAAGCTGAGCTGGCTGCGTCATCCCGACTGATCCGTCAGGCGGGGATCGGGTTAAGGAGGCAACAGATGAGCCGGGTTATGATCGTCGGAGCCACCGGGCTGGTGGGCCGGGAACTGCTGCAATTACTGATTGAGGATGAGCGGGTGGAACATATCGCGGCGCCGACCCGCCGTCCGCTGCCCGAATCGCCGAAGGTGTTTAACCCCTGTGATCCTCAGCTTAGTGATGCTATGGCTGCATTGAGCGATCCCGTGGACACTGTTTTCTGCTGCCTGGGAACCACCCGTAGCGAAGCTGGCAGTAAAAACGCCTTTGTGCTGGCGGATTACACCCTGGTGGTGGACAGCGCGCTGGTGGGGCGCAGGCTGGGAGCGACTCAGATGCTGGTGGTGAGCAGTATGGGCGCCAGCGCGCACTCGCTTTTCTTCTATAACCGGGTGAAAGGGGAGATGGAGCAGGCATTGATTGCCCAGGACTGGCCGCGGTTGACCATCGCTCGTCCTTCTATGCTGCTGGGTCATCGGGAAAAACGGCGCCTGAATGAGTCGCTGTTCGCGCCGCTTTTTCGCCTGCTGCCTGGCCGCTGGCATGCTATTAAGGCGCGTGATGTGGCAACGGCGCTGCGCGACACCGCCTTTAGCTCTTATCAGGGCGTCCAGGTTCTGCATTCCGGGAAGCTGCGGGCCATTTCTCGCACGCACGAATCGGAATAATCTTTAGTTTCTTAACCGCAGTTCAATATCCTGCCTGAATGTGTTGAGGTGCCCGGCACAACCTTTATAATCGGCGGGCGCTTTCGGTATATCCTGAGGCAAAGGGTTTACGTCAGGATGTCATTTTATGGACGAAGATGTTCTGAACTCAGATTGATAACGGGATGTTAATGTCTGCCGGGAGTTAATAATTAATTAAGGATATCGTGGTCTCACCTTTTTTAAGTAGTGGTTATTATGAAAGCAATTAAAATTGCGGCGCTGTCTGCCCTGTTAGTTTCCGGCTCTACCTTCGCAATGGGCGTAAGCTTTGAAGGCGGTAAAAACTGGACCAACCTGGAAGCCGAAATGGGCAAAAGTTCCAGCGGCCTCTACCTGCAGGGTAACTGGCTGAAAAACGTTGACGACGGCACCCAGGTCGGCGGCGCGGGCATTGGCTATAACCTGGGCCTGGGTCCGGTCATGGCGAACGTGGGGGCGAAAGCGCTCTACATCGGGCCGAAGAAAGGCGACAACGGCGTGGCCTTCCCGATCGGCGGCGGCCTTAGCGTAAACCTGACCGACAGCATCGCGCTGTTCGGCGAAGGCTACGTGGCGCCGGAAGGGCTGAATAACAGCGTGAAAAACTACACCGAAGCTAATGCAGGCGTAAGCTGGAGTCCCATCTCTCTGGTGACTCTGAAGGCCGGTTACCGCTACGCGGGCGTCGACGGCAAGCATGGCCGCCCGAGCCACACCCTGTATGACGGTCTGTACGCTTCTGCTGGCGTGACCTTCTAATATGATTACCCCGCCGCCTGGCGGGGTAATATCTTTTTTGTTACATCATCCGCATCCGAAAATAATGATTTACCGTTTGTCGCGGTTTTTAAAGGCTGTCCGGAAAAACAAATAAGTTTACGATGGCAGGCAGGAAATAGCGTCTTTATCCTGGTTATTTGATTGGCGGTGAAAAAAATAATGGCGGCCAGCCAGTGCTGTCCGCCATTATTTTAGCGCTATGTTCCGGCGCTATTTAATGTAGTTAAAAGCGGTAGTGACGTGCTTCACGCCGCTGACCCGGCTGGCGATATCTGCCGCGGCCTTACCTTCAGCTTCGGTGACGACGCCCAGCAGGAAGACTTCGCCGTTTTCGGTGGTGACCTTAACGTTAGAAGACTTCACCTGGTCGCTGGTCAGCAACTGGGAACGGACTTTGGTGGTGATCCAGGTATCCGAAGAGGCGGTACCCATGGTAACCGGCTGGCCCTGACGGATTTCGTTGTACACTTCGCTGGCGCCATCAACGCCCAGCGCAATCTGCTTAGCCTGTGCGGCCAGTTCGGTGCTGGGGGCCTGGCCGGTCAGCAGCACGCGGCTCTGATAAGCGGTGACGCTGATGCGCGCCTCTTTCTTCAACTGCTCATCTTTCGAGAGCGCATTATTCACGCGCAGCTCCAGGGTGCTGTCATCCACCTGGGTACCCATAGTACGTGGGTCGGTGGCGGTCTTGGTGGCAACGGCGGCGCTACCGGCCACAACGGCGCCGACACAGCCTTGCAATAACAGGGCAGCCATCAAAACTGCCAGGGGCGTTAATACCTTCATGAGTGCTCCTTTCATCATCCCGGTAAGGGAAATAAGGTGTTATCTATCAGATCGCACAGGCAGTTAACCGTCAGCATATGCATCTCCTGAATGCGTGCGCTGCGCTGGGAGGGAATGCGGATTTCCACATCCTGAGGCCCCAGCAGACCGGCCAGTTCACCGCCATCGTATCCGGTGAGTGCGACAATGGTCATATCCCTCGTCACTGCCGCCTCGACGGCTTTAACAATATCCCGGCTGTTGCCGCGCGTCGAGATCGCCAGCAGTACGTCTCCCGCCTGACCCAGCGCCCGAACCTGCTTGGCGTAAATCTCTTCCTGCAGGCGATCGTTGCTGATGGCCGTTAGCACCACGTTGTCGGCATTGAGCGCAATGGCGGGCAGGCTGGGGCGTTCGGTTTCGAAACGGTTGATCATACTGGCGGCGAAGTGCTGGGCGTTGGCGGCGGAGGCGCCGTTACCACAGCACAGGATCTTATTGCCGTTAAGCAGAGACTGAACCAGCGTCATCGCCGCACGAGAAATGGCATCCGGAAGCGCTTCTGCCGCAGCTATCTGGGTTTGAATGCTTTCCGTAAAGCAGACTTTGATTCTTTCTAGCACGATAATCCTTTGAAATAAAATACAAATTATCTGTTAAGGGTAAAAGCGTCGACGATCCACTCAGCCTCATCGCCGGTGAAGGCTAACACATCGAAACGGCAATCCACAGTGTCAAAACTCCCATTGTGGCGGGCAAGCCACGAACGGGCGGCACGCAGCAGTTTTTGCTGCTTGGCGTGCGTAACGCTGGCGACTGCGCCGCCGTAAAGAGAATTGCGCCGGTAGCGAACTTCCACAAAGACGATGGTGTGGCCCTGAGTCATGATCAGATCGATTTCACCGCCGGGGAGATGCGCGTTAGCGGCAAGGAAGCGCAGTCCCTTGCGCTCCAGCCAGCGGCGGGCGCGGGCCTCATAGCTCGCGCCCAACCGCTGGCGGTTTAGTAGCCCGCCGGAACGATGCGGCCTTGCTGGTACCTGAGCCATACCATTTTCCGGCCAATCACGCAGTCCGGCGTGGCCGACAGGGTACCGGTATTCCCGTTGACCTGGTAGCCGGGCTGCTGGCGCATCTGCGAGAAGTTATTGGCGATGGTCCAGGCGTCCACGC
This window encodes:
- the ubiU gene encoding ubiquinone anaerobic biosynthesis protein UbiU is translated as MELLCPAGNLPALKAAIENGADAVYIGLKDDTNARHFAGLNFTEKRLQEAANFVHQKGRKLHIAINTFAHPDGFSRWERAVDMAAQLGADALILADLAMLEYAAKHYPNVERHVSVQASATNEEAIRFYKNHFDVSRVVLPRVLSIHQVKQLARVTPVPLEVFAFGSLCIMAEGRCYLSSYLTGESPNTVGACSPARFVRWQQTSQGLESRLNEVLIDRYQDGENAGYPTLCKGRYLVDGQRYHALEEPTSLNTLELLPTLLAAGIASVKIEGRQRSPAYVSQVAKVWRQAIDRCMANPEGFTAQPEWMEALGAMAEGTQTTLGAYHRKWQ
- the ubiT gene encoding ubiquinone anaerobic biosynthesis accessory factor UbiT — protein: MLEKLRSRLVQLGPSLVRTPIVLTPFALKRQLLEQLLGWQFRQALEEGELDFLEERWLSINVRDIGLRWLTSVQDGKLVVREQGQADVSFSADANDLLLIAARKQDPDTLFFQRRLVIEGDTELGLYVKNLMDAIELDAMPKTLRVLLTQLADFVEAGLKTAPPAKETSVGEAC
- a CDS encoding GNAT family N-acetyltransferase — its product is MLIRVEIPIDAPGIDALLRRNFDGGGEASLVHALREDGQLTLGLVATDDDGQVMGYVAFSPVSVEGEELQWVGLAPLAVDEAWRGQGIARQLIFEGLDSLNEFGYAAVVALGEPAFYGHLGFETAANYGLRCRWPDTEKAFQVHRLADDALEGVGGQVEYSDHFNRF
- a CDS encoding GIY-YIG nuclease family protein, with the translated sequence MSDWSLYIIRTAHNHLYTGITTDVTRRLHQHQTGKGAKALRGKGELRLVFSRQLGDRSLALRMEYRIKQLSRAQKEKLIGNSSDFESLLAALKSD
- a CDS encoding YhbP family protein, which translates into the protein MDALTTISRWLKKQHVVTYCLTREEDIWCANAFYVFDAGRVAFYLLSDTDTRHGQMANGLARVAGTVNGQPKTVALIRGVQYRGELRLLEGDEAEERRALYCRRFPVARAMSAPVWEIRLDELKFTDNTLGFGKKLSWLRHPD
- a CDS encoding NAD-dependent epimerase/dehydratase family protein translates to MSRVMIVGATGLVGRELLQLLIEDERVEHIAAPTRRPLPESPKVFNPCDPQLSDAMAALSDPVDTVFCCLGTTRSEAGSKNAFVLADYTLVVDSALVGRRLGATQMLVVSSMGASAHSLFFYNRVKGEMEQALIAQDWPRLTIARPSMLLGHREKRRLNESLFAPLFRLLPGRWHAIKARDVATALRDTAFSSYQGVQVLHSGKLRAISRTHESE
- a CDS encoding YfaZ family outer membrane protein, encoding MKAIKIAALSALLVSGSTFAMGVSFEGGKNWTNLEAEMGKSSSGLYLQGNWLKNVDDGTQVGGAGIGYNLGLGPVMANVGAKALYIGPKKGDNGVAFPIGGGLSVNLTDSIALFGEGYVAPEGLNNSVKNYTEANAGVSWSPISLVTLKAGYRYAGVDGKHGRPSHTLYDGLYASAGVTF
- the dolP gene encoding division/outer membrane stress-associated lipid-binding lipoprotein; translation: MKVLTPLAVLMAALLLQGCVGAVVAGSAAVATKTATDPRTMGTQVDDSTLELRVNNALSKDEQLKKEARISVTAYQSRVLLTGQAPSTELAAQAKQIALGVDGASEVYNEIRQGQPVTMGTASSDTWITTKVRSQLLTSDQVKSSNVKVTTENGEVFLLGVVTEAEGKAAADIASRVSGVKHVTTAFNYIK
- the diaA gene encoding DnaA initiator-associating protein DiaA; the protein is MLERIKVCFTESIQTQIAAAEALPDAISRAAMTLVQSLLNGNKILCCGNGASAANAQHFAASMINRFETERPSLPAIALNADNVVLTAISNDRLQEEIYAKQVRALGQAGDVLLAISTRGNSRDIVKAVEAAVTRDMTIVALTGYDGGELAGLLGPQDVEIRIPSQRSARIQEMHMLTVNCLCDLIDNTLFPLPG
- a CDS encoding YraN family protein; this encodes MAQVPARPHRSGGLLNRQRLGASYEARARRWLERKGLRFLAANAHLPGGEIDLIMTQGHTIVFVEVRYRRNSLYGGAVASVTHAKQQKLLRAARSWLARHNGSFDTVDCRFDVLAFTGDEAEWIVDAFTLNR